TACGGCGTTATATTCACATACTCACAAACACACAGTGAAAGAACCTTTCTTTTGCATGATACATTCTTCAAATAGTAGtaacaatacatatatatttcaaaacaatgtatTCCTTTATCATAGTACTGTTCTTACTGCAGCTTTATAAGACGCGGGAAAACACCGACAGTATACAGGAAAGGCATAATGACTTTTAGATATTTAGTCCCGgtttgtttttatcaattttagcgTAAcgtcatatatttttcataagataaagttttttcttatgaATCAAGGGAACAAATATAGATTGTcaatatatatgatttttattacattgtattccttttttatgtaataaagtaaAAATGACTTCAATAAACATTTAGTGCACAGCTGTAGTTCGATAACTTTTAGTGCACAGATATAGTTCGATACACGTCATATTTTCTTAACAGCAACTTACACTCCGGGTGCAAGATGGATTTTCGAGAACGTGTGAAAATACAGAACATTTCCGtctagtatgcaagaaaaaactGTATGTGTCTTCCATTGAAGGTTGTACAAAAGGAATACGGAGGCGGTTAGAACGGCAGCTCGTCCATCCGTACATAAACAACAGAGTAAACAGCGAACAAACTCAGATAAATCTCACTTAACTATACAGTAGCGATGAAGCCAAGTCATAGCTCAATAAGTACTGGTTAATTAAATTCTCCACACAAAGGTGTATAGTTTATACATACGGTTTCCAaacaatgtataaacaatataatGTTTTTCTCTGTTTCTGTTTTAATGCTCTGTTGTCAAGAACTTCTCTCCCCAGTTGCATTACACCTTAATGTCAGCTCTGTCGAATATCCTTGCTATATCGTAAGCTGTTTTATTTAAACCACTCGAAGTCAAATTTGCAATAATCGCCACAACGATACCTTTTGGAGGACTAGAATACATCAATTTAGAATCTTTGGCGTCTTTGCATTGATTGCTCTCCAATCGTTCCCATCTCGTAATTCCTGATACTGTATTGTCTGTTGGAAGAATTAACAAGGCACCACTGGCTCCTATAGCAGCTCCTAGATGTGATACAAAGAATTTTTGATCTTTGCAAAATGCACGTTCTGTACTTCTGTGGCACACATTCCAACCAAGACCATAGCCATTATTTGCTATTCCCCTAAAGTTAAGTTCTGGTATGACCACAGGGGTCCacaacattttcattgtttctggtTTCAAATAGCCAGGAAGGATACGAAAACTGATGTCACGCTGCTTTGAATCTTTATAGGCGGTTTTAGAAGTGCTGGGGCTGTCTGTTGAAATAGCAGGACGTCGCGGATGAGAAGCAGATCTGTATGATTTAGCTTGGTAGCTGTACAGCATGGCATTCCCAAACTTAACCAAATCTAATACATTTGAGACCAGACCTCCACCGGCCCATTTGTATGATAAGTCTACATAAGGAGCATTTTCAAGCCGCCCTTTCTTGTTCATCATATAGtgcctttgaaaaataaaatgaaattaggaactgcatatatagaggatatttgtttgttttgagtgaatatggaatatatctcacttcgaagtgagaaaatttcaaatattttcacgagcgcgtagcgcgagtgaaaatgtgaaaattttctcacttcgaggtgagatatatcctatattcacgaaaaacaaacaaattttcttcttattttatgctcaattacgttgagatgtgcattttgcaactattttaatctcagcgcgggaaacagacgcgcgtaaacagacatgatgtcagacgtgctgtgacgttataaagacgcatgcaacataaagttccattttgttttattttttgctgcataacgatatgaaattctctttaagtaaaataacttgaatcgagaaatatactataaagaaccaAGTGcagctacaattttcatcctgttttaagcaaataatttaaacttcatacacaatgtaatgaggggcggagctatatctctcacagtgtgaaaatatagatttcatattttcacactgtgagtgatgaaatatgaatatatttaactgatagaatacagtatttcattagtagCATAGAATAAAAGCTAATACTAAATGGGAAACATCAAATATCACAAATATCATCATTTCATACACTATCTTTCAAATGTGATTGatgcaaaatattaattttcttcGTATTTTACAAACTCTATGAGATTTTTATCATCAGTACTTTATTCACTTACCAAAGATCAAAAGTGCATTGTGAATTAGCAGATCTGGAGACGTGACCTTTAATCTAATAgaactgaaaaaatgttttatcccAATAAAAATTCAGATCCGGAAAGACCACGCGCTTAGCGTGCTCATTTGTTCGATGACCAGGCGAGTTACGATCTCCATAACGacttgtgtcttaaatcattttgTCCACCGTCTCTGATAAATGTGGAGAATTGTCAGCTACTTGTAAAGAAAAGGATGGTGCTGGTACAAACTACAGTGAAATTAAGGTGGTAAAGTAAAAACAACAGCATAAAACGGAAAAATTCACACCAGTAAACATTCATACAAATTTTAGTTGTGTATAGGGAAATTGAACTACAGGACACAACCTATTATTCAGATGAAGTCCTATGCAATTTCGTAACATGTTCAGCCGTGGTAGGGCATCAACTGGTAATAAGGTCATTATATCGGAAAGCAATCCCACGAGATATGATATACATTACCTTTAAAATCAACATAATCTTCTTATAGATAtggtttattattgtttttatgagtttatataaatatacacctcAAGTGACACTGTGAACTCTCATCGGTTAGAGGAAATGAATCCAAGTCAGCGGCCATAACCACAAGATTTGGTCAGGGAGGCCCTTTCATATGAATAAGACTCGAGACCCTTTCTAAACTTGGAACTATTGGAATGTCCATACTTCATGGTTCTCTTCGTTTCGTAAACGACACTACCATGATTTCATTTAAATCGCATCATTCCCGTCACCTCGTCACAATTGACAAGTTTGTGatgtttcaatctattcccactaGTGGgtatgagataccagcttacatacaaaaacttcgCCTAATCAGGACGACGTCGACACTCGGgagagtccaatagctctacctattctttgaatagtcgagctaaaaattaaacaaGGAAATAACAATAAATTTCGTATGATAAAGAGGAAATAATTTTGACAACGGAGGCACCTATCAAAGCGATAACAAGAGTGATGGAACCTATGTTAATCAGTTGGTATTATCATTAGGAAGGCATATGCCAAGTTGCATGCAGTTAGGACTGAGATGTGACCTCTCTGGTAATGGTACCACGACACCGACGCCGAGGCATTGCAACAGCTAAGCCGATGTGCATGTAGTTAAGGCCTTAAGATGTACATATCTAAATAAACACCATAACAGTGAGAGCTAAAAAATACGGAGACATTGGACATTTAAGTTAATTCTGCCAGTTCATGTATCTGTATACCTTCCTCTGTTGTAGATCAAAGGTGTGTGTTCATCCAGGTAAGTATTCTCCAGGCCAAGCTCATCCAACACTTTCTTAAGGTATTTCTCAAAAGGCATC
The genomic region above belongs to Mercenaria mercenaria strain notata chromosome 12, MADL_Memer_1, whole genome shotgun sequence and contains:
- the LOC123535233 gene encoding serine beta-lactamase-like protein LACTB, mitochondrial isoform X2 is translated as MQRKKDETGIPGLAIAVSIDGKTVWSEGIGYSDVENRLKCTPQSVFRIASISKTLTMAAVAKLLESGDLDLDKPVQFYVPEFPEKTWEGKRVQITTRQLLSHLGGIRHYEKDYINDKADTDNTGIEKTVKALSNNSTDEERRTKDEMLLDEYYITRHYSSVLESLEIFKYDPLVHKPDSKFLYSTHGWTLVSAVVEKAAKMPFEKYLKKVLDELGLENTYLDEHTPLIYNRGRHYMMNKKGRLENAPYVDLSYKWAGGGLVSNVLDLVKFGNAMLYSYQAKSYRSASHPRRPAISTDSPSTSKTAYKDSKQRDISFRILPGYLKPETMKMLWTPVVIPELNFRGIANNGYGLGWNVCHRSTERAFCKDQKFFVSHLGAAIGASGALLILPTDNTVSGITRWERLESNQCKDAKDSKLMYSSPPKGIVVAIIANLTSSGLNKTAYDIARIFDRADIKV